The following are from one region of the Ananas comosus cultivar F153 linkage group 20, ASM154086v1, whole genome shotgun sequence genome:
- the LOC109725754 gene encoding allergen Asp f 7 homolog isoform X2, producing MDLEVSGLFDDDAAAAFVGSASSCPGAPTPPSSSTTMTCATSSTASPRAPPSQPQQPTAAPRPRSTWSGIRISPLPTTTMAAPMAVAVMVMDHKLIQGYVA from the exons ATGGATCTGGAGGTGTCGGGGCTCTTCGATGATGACGCCGCGGCGGCGTTCGTGGGCTCCGCCTCCTCGTGCCCTGGAGCGCCGACGCCTCCCTCCTCATCGACCACTATGACGTGCGCCACCTCCTCGACCGCGTCCCCCCGCGCCCCTCCGTCGCAGCCGCAGCAGCCCACCGCCGCGCCGAGGCCGAGATCGACCTGGAGCGGTATCCGGATCTCCCCCCTcccgacgacgacgatggcggCGCCTATGGCCGTAGCGGTGATGGTGATGGACCACAAGCTCATTCAG GGTTATGTTGCGTAG